In the Sedimentisphaera cyanobacteriorum genome, ATCCTTAAAGGCGATAATGAATATGATTTAGAATTTATAGCAAGGAAGATTTCTTCCCTGCGTCTTTTTTCGGATGATAACGGCAGGCTGAATATTAGTCCAGTGGATGTGAAGGGGGAAATCCTCCTTGTCAGCAACTTTACTATAGGTGCAAACTGCAGAAAAGGCAACAGGCCGAGCTTCGACAGCGCTGCTGACCAGACTGAGGCAAAAAGGCTTTTCGAACTGCTGATAGAGATGCTTAAAGACAGCGGCCTCAAGGTGAAAACTGGTGTATTCGGCGCACATATGATAATAGACAGTCAGGCAGATGGACCTGTAAACATATTCCTGGATTCAAGAACTTAAACCCATAGGCCGAAAGGGGCAGATTATGAGCTCAAAGAAAATGTGCGGCTTAGTAAAGAAAGATATCGTTAAAAAGGATATCAAAAAATTCACTAAATTAGTAAGCCAGCCGCAATTCGCATGCAAAAAGTGCGGGCTGGTATGTTCGGATAAAGACAGAATCTGCAAGCCGGTAAAACTAAAAGATTAGTTTTTTATAAATCTGGTTAAGAGATTACCAAAGACGCAGCAGGTGAGGGTGTTTTTACCTGCTGCGCCTTTTTTAATGCCCTATAAAAATCGGCTTTATTCGCTGGAATTTTATTCCAGAAATAGTAGAATAAAGAGGAGCCGATTGTTACAGGATTTTGAATTTATATATTTGAAAATATTATGATAGATTTAGATAAATGCAGATTAACCTTTTGGCCGGAGCCGGTACTTCTCGAGAAGGCTCAGGAGGTTGAGAAAATAGATGATAATATACGGGCATTCGTTGATAAGATGCTTGATATTATGGTTGAATCCAACGGTATCGGTCTTGCCGCACCTCAGGCCAATGCTGGCTTAAGAATATTTGTGGTATCTCTCAACGCAGACAAAGAGCACGCAAGGGTTTTTATTAACCCAGAATTAAAGCTTTCAGGAGAGGTTACGGGTATGCAAGAGGGATGCCTTTCCGTTCCCGATATAAATACCAAGATTGAGCGGCCCTCAAAGGCCGTTATAAGCGCAGCCAACCTTGAAGGCGAACGCTTTACTTTGGATGCCGAAGGGCTTCTGGCCAAATGCCTCCAGCATGAGAACGACCATCTCAACGGCAAAACGATCGTTGAGCGGATGTCCAGAATGTCGAAATTGAGACACAAAAGCCAGATAGATAAGCTCAAAGCAGATTTAATAAGCGGGCAGGGGAGTAATGGATGAGAATATTCTTTTGCGGGTCAAGCGGTTTCGGACTGCCTTGTCTGGAGGCCCTTCGAGACAGCAGGCACGAGCTTGTTCATATAGCCACTCAGCCTGCACATAAGGCGGGAAGAGGGCGAAAGATTCGGAAAACCTCTGTTGCAGAATGGGCAGAGCAAAATTCAGTTCCGCTGACAGAAACCCCGGACATCAATTCACAGCAAACAATCCGGATTGCCGAATCGCTGAAGCCCGATTTGTTCGTTGTGATAGCATTCGGGCAGAAAGTGGGCAGGGGGTTTATTGAAAAAGCCCGATACGAGGCGATAAATGTTCATGCCTCGCTGCTTCCAAAATACCGAGGCGCCGCCCCGATAAACTGGGCGCTGCTTAACGGCGAGAAAGAAACCGGCGTAACTATTATCACGCTAGCTGATAAGATGGATGCAGGCTTGATGCTCGGAAAAAAGAAGACTCCCATTTATAAGGACGACAACGCAAAAAGTCTGCACGACAGGCTCGCCGTTTTAAGCCCTGAGCTTCTGCTTGAAACAATCGACAAGATTGAAGACGGAACTGCCTCTTATATCCCGCAGGACGAGACACGCGCTACACTGGCGAGAAAACTGAAAAAATCCGACGGCATAATAGACTGGCACAGCTCCGCTGAGGACATCGCCAACAAGGTTCGTGCATTCTGGCCTTGGCCTGAGGCTCAAAGCTCATATTTAATCGGAGAAAGCGGGAAGGTGATAAAGGTTATCATCGCAGATGCTGAGCCTGTTGAAATAGCGGAAAGCCCGAATGCAGAGGTTGGAAGCCTCGACAGCAATATGAATGTCGTATGCGGCGAAGGCGCCCTTGCCATCAAAATGCTCAAGCCTGAAAACAGCAGTATGATGGATTTCAAGGCCTTTGAGAATGGCAGATACAGCGGGAGCGGAGATAAGTTTCTAAGTAACCAGAATAAAGATGAATGACAGAGAGCTTATAGTCAAGGCTTTAAGCTGCTACAAGCCCGGAAAAACAAAAACTGAAGCACTTTTGAACGATCTTCTCGGAAAATGCAGTGATAAGCCGTTTGTGAACAATTTCTGCTGCGGGATTATCCGCAGTCTGCCGGCTATAGATATCGTCATAGCAAAGCTTTCAGGGGCCAGAGAAAAGAAAACATCCCCTCAGCTCTGGGCAGTTCTCAGGTGCGGAGTGTTCGACATAATCTACCGCCCGCGGCAGGAGATTTACGCAGCAGTGAATGAATGGGTTAAGCTTGCCGGCGGAAAGAAGCAGAGAGGATTTGCAAATGCGGTGCTTAGAACTGTAATCAGAGCCATAGAATGCCGCAGCGGGGAGAGCCCGCTAAGCTCTAATTTTCTTCCGGTCTCCGGTTCACTCGGCTGTATATTCAAGCAGGATATATTCAGCAGTCCAGAGAATGCCCCTTCCGAATACTTAAGTCAGGTTTATTCTCTGCTCGAATGGCTCGTATCCGGCTGGATAAAAAAATTCGGCTTGGAAAAAACCTTATCAGTTTGCAGGGCGTCCAACAGAAAGCCCGGACTCTATCTTCGCCCCAATAAAACCCTCACAACACCAGAAAAGCTGCTTG is a window encoding:
- the dtd gene encoding D-aminoacyl-tRNA deacylase, which translates into the protein MKAVLQRVNSASLSSNEEIVSEIGNGVLAYVGILKGDNEYDLEFIARKISSLRLFSDDNGRLNISPVDVKGEILLVSNFTIGANCRKGNRPSFDSAADQTEAKRLFELLIEMLKDSGLKVKTGVFGAHMIIDSQADGPVNIFLDSRT
- the def gene encoding peptide deformylase, translated to MIDLDKCRLTFWPEPVLLEKAQEVEKIDDNIRAFVDKMLDIMVESNGIGLAAPQANAGLRIFVVSLNADKEHARVFINPELKLSGEVTGMQEGCLSVPDINTKIERPSKAVISAANLEGERFTLDAEGLLAKCLQHENDHLNGKTIVERMSRMSKLRHKSQIDKLKADLISGQGSNG
- the fmt gene encoding methionyl-tRNA formyltransferase, which translates into the protein MRIFFCGSSGFGLPCLEALRDSRHELVHIATQPAHKAGRGRKIRKTSVAEWAEQNSVPLTETPDINSQQTIRIAESLKPDLFVVIAFGQKVGRGFIEKARYEAINVHASLLPKYRGAAPINWALLNGEKETGVTIITLADKMDAGLMLGKKKTPIYKDDNAKSLHDRLAVLSPELLLETIDKIEDGTASYIPQDETRATLARKLKKSDGIIDWHSSAEDIANKVRAFWPWPEAQSSYLIGESGKVIKVIIADAEPVEIAESPNAEVGSLDSNMNVVCGEGALAIKMLKPENSSMMDFKAFENGRYSGSGDKFLSNQNKDE